Proteins co-encoded in one Arachis hypogaea cultivar Tifrunner chromosome 13, arahy.Tifrunner.gnm2.J5K5, whole genome shotgun sequence genomic window:
- the LOC112732605 gene encoding protein ROH1A — MPATTENNHNQGSFLGRISIRRNQVMSMSMDGIHDTECEEMELFQRHVAERFAELLSCTDEPEAFMSIGWLRKLLDEFLCCEAEFKAVILMGRDPFQIAKPPLDKLLPELLDRIIKSLDVCNAVSLGIDSLRNIQRLAEIVLSALDQTLIGDGQVRRAKKALSTLLSAMLHEDKDGGITKGTERNRSFGRRGNKDKDRSAAAPFRSLSWTMPKNWSAAKQIHAMSSNLAAPRGNESSGLALPVFIMNTVLVFILWTLVAALPCQERSGLGTHFQMPRNLSWAQPITALQERISEEWKKKEKKGTVGLLEEMQKMEKIAQWLLDFADSFQFPAEADKLEEVKAQVEELADICRKMEEGLEPLQLQIREVFHRVVRTRTEFLHVLDQAAKLNIPTS; from the coding sequence atgccTGCGACGACAGAGAACAACCACAACCAGGGATCGTTCCTGGGGAGAATAAGCATCAGAAGGAACCAGGTGATGTCGATGTCAATGGACGGCATCCACGACACGGAGTGTGAGGAGATGGAGCTATTTCAGAGGCACGTGGCAGAGAGATTCGCAGAGCTGCTGTCGTGCACAGATGAACCGGAGGCATTCATGTCCATCGGGTGGCTGAGGAAGCTTCTAGACGAGTTTTTGTGTTGTGAGGCAGAGTTCAAGGCTGTAATCCTCATGGGAAGGGACCCATTCCAGATCGCCAAGCCACCTCTCGACAAGCTCCTCCCTGAGCTCCTTGACCGCATCATCAAGTCTCTCGATGTCTGCAATGCCGTCTCCCTCGGAATTGATTCCCTCAGGAACATCCAACGCCTCGCCGAAATCGTCCTCTCTGCCCTCGACCAGACCCTCATCGGAGACGGCCAGGTCCGCCGTGCAAAGAAGGCCCTCTCCACCCTCCTCAGCGCCATGCTCCACGAGGACAAGGACGGCGGCATCACCAAGGGCACCGAGCGCAACCGCTCATTCGGCCGTCGCGGCAACAAGGACAAAGACCGCTCTGCCGCTGCCCCCTTCCGCTCCCTCTCTTGGACCATGCCCAAAAACTGGTCTGCTGCCAAGCAAATTCACGCCATGTCATCCAACCTGGCAGCTCCACGTGGCAATGAGTCGTCTGGCCTTGCCCTCCCTGTTTTTATAATGAACACCGTTTTGGTTTTCATTCTGTGGACATTGGTTGCAGCGCTTCCATGCCAGGAGAGGAGTGGGCTTGGGACCCACTTCCAGATGCCTAGGAATTTGAGCTGGGCCCAGCCCATCACTGCACTTCAGGAGAGGATCTCCGAGGagtggaagaagaaggagaagaaaggtaCGGTGGGGCTATTGGAGGAGATGCAGAAGATGGAGAAGATTGCACAATGGCTCCTTGATTTTGCAGACTCATTCCAGTTCCCTGCCGAGGCTGACAAATTGGAGGAAGTTAAGGCACAAGTGGAGGAGTTGGCTGATATATGCCGGAAGATGGAGGAAGGGTTGGAGCCATTGCAGCTGCAGATTAGAGAGGTCTTCCATAGAGTTGTCAGGACCAGAACTGAGTTCCTTCATGTGTTGGACCAAGCTGCCAAATTGAATATACCCACTTCCTAA